In Clostridium sp. JN-1, one genomic interval encodes:
- the yhbH gene encoding sporulation protein YhbH: protein MAVFREFSPIDHDRAVEDRRRNRELVDDSIKKNLVDILSEESIVGQTNKNKKIKIPIKGLKEYRFMYGRNVPEVGSGNGSEKRGDVIGISRDGNKKGKSGAGNEEGEDIYETEVTIEDIIEYIFDDLNLPNLNKKKFSEIVFESSKKKCGYQKKGIPPRLAKKRTVVEKLKRKQGMKRALLQNQNSDKINDEVKDRYRLEDGKLIGRFPFKDDDLRYYRVKPVKKKEYNAVVICIMDTSASMDPNKKYLARSFYFMLYHFVKMKYSNVEIVFIAHSTVAKVVTENEFFHKVESGGTYISSGYNKALEIIDEKYNPGIWNIYAFHVSDGDNWSEDNNRAVKSANKLCDVCNLFGYAEIMSYGYISAIKKRYLSEVQRKNFVPVSIKKKEDMWNALKKMLTVDTKNDIE from the coding sequence ATGGCTGTATTTAGGGAATTTAGTCCGATAGATCATGATAGGGCAGTTGAAGATAGGAGAAGGAATAGAGAACTAGTAGATGATTCAATAAAGAAAAATTTAGTTGACATATTATCTGAAGAAAGTATAGTTGGACAAACAAATAAAAATAAAAAAATAAAGATTCCAATTAAGGGACTCAAAGAATATAGGTTTATGTATGGAAGAAATGTTCCTGAAGTTGGCAGTGGAAATGGCTCAGAAAAAAGGGGCGATGTAATAGGTATATCAAGGGACGGAAATAAAAAGGGCAAAAGTGGAGCTGGAAATGAAGAAGGCGAAGATATATATGAAACTGAAGTTACAATTGAAGATATAATAGAGTATATATTTGATGATTTGAATCTTCCTAATTTAAATAAAAAGAAATTTTCTGAAATTGTATTTGAATCATCCAAGAAAAAATGTGGATATCAGAAAAAAGGTATACCACCTAGGCTTGCCAAAAAAAGAACAGTAGTTGAAAAGTTAAAAAGAAAACAGGGAATGAAGCGTGCACTTTTACAAAATCAAAATTCAGATAAGATAAATGACGAAGTTAAAGATAGATATAGATTAGAAGATGGAAAATTAATAGGTAGATTTCCATTTAAAGATGACGATTTGAGATATTATAGAGTCAAACCTGTAAAGAAAAAGGAATATAATGCAGTTGTAATTTGCATTATGGATACATCTGCTTCTATGGATCCAAATAAGAAGTATTTAGCAAGGTCCTTTTACTTTATGCTGTATCATTTTGTTAAAATGAAATACTCAAATGTTGAAATAGTATTTATTGCACATTCAACAGTTGCAAAAGTAGTTACGGAAAATGAGTTTTTCCATAAAGTTGAATCGGGTGGAACATATATATCAAGTGGATACAATAAAGCACTTGAAATAATAGATGAAAAATACAATCCAGGTATATGGAATATATATGCGTTTCATGTGAGCGATGGTGATAATTGGAGTGAAGACAACAATAGAGCAGTAAAATCTGCAAATAAACTTTGTGATGTATGTAATTTATTTGGATATGCTGAGATAATGTCATATGGGTATATAAGTGCTATAAAAAAGAGGTATTTAAGTGAAGTACAAAGAAAAAACTTTGTACCAGTATCCATAAAAAAGAAAGAAGATATGTGGAATGCTTTAAAGAAGATGCTTACAGTAGATACAAAAAATGATATAGAATGA
- a CDS encoding SpoVR family protein: MEYTLKELEYWNEKIEEIAKDSGLDYYPQEFEIINYNDMLAYEVYLGMPSMYPHWSFGKGYERLKTLYSYNLTGLPYEMVINSNPCIAYLMKDNTMLLQILTIAHVYGHNDFFKNNRLFKTATNAKYTVEMFKNHADIVRSYINDPSIGYIEVEKVLNAAHALKFQTNRAVGFKYLSDEEIRKRKIEDYKSENVYHSTIIPTKEKDPPDVEKIPQEPVEDILGFISKYGELSEWQKNIVDIVRKETMYFIPQIETKIMNEGWASFWHYNILKKLDLPPDLYIEFIKRHNDVIVPLQGSINPYFLGFEMYKDLNQKYGLEKIFEVRSMERDSSFIRRYFTKELCEKLNLFKYIEKDKKYVIKEVSDESGWKEIRDVLSNSCGTGTIPYIRITDCSRLDKTLTLQHAFDGRELQLEYTVETLKYIVDLWKHKVVLETYLDGKKIKIICDENKVIYT; this comes from the coding sequence TTGGAGTATACTTTAAAAGAACTTGAATACTGGAATGAAAAGATTGAAGAAATAGCAAAAGACTCTGGGCTTGATTACTATCCTCAAGAGTTTGAAATCATAAATTACAATGATATGCTTGCCTATGAAGTATATCTAGGAATGCCTTCTATGTACCCTCATTGGAGCTTTGGAAAAGGATATGAAAGACTTAAGACACTTTACAGTTATAATCTAACTGGATTACCTTATGAAATGGTTATAAACTCTAATCCATGTATAGCTTATTTAATGAAAGATAATACCATGTTACTTCAAATACTCACCATAGCTCATGTATATGGGCATAATGATTTTTTTAAAAACAATAGATTATTTAAGACTGCTACAAATGCAAAGTATACAGTTGAAATGTTTAAAAATCATGCAGATATTGTGAGATCATATATAAATGATCCCAGTATAGGTTATATAGAAGTTGAAAAAGTGCTAAATGCAGCTCATGCTTTAAAATTCCAAACTAACAGAGCTGTAGGATTTAAATATTTAAGTGATGAGGAGATAAGAAAAAGAAAAATTGAAGATTACAAAAGTGAAAATGTATACCACAGCACAATAATTCCTACAAAAGAAAAAGATCCCCCTGATGTTGAAAAGATTCCCCAGGAACCAGTTGAAGATATTCTAGGTTTTATATCAAAGTACGGTGAACTCAGTGAATGGCAGAAGAATATAGTTGACATAGTCAGGAAGGAAACAATGTATTTTATTCCGCAGATTGAAACTAAAATAATGAATGAAGGTTGGGCAAGTTTTTGGCATTACAATATATTGAAAAAGTTAGACTTGCCGCCTGATTTATATATAGAGTTTATAAAAAGGCATAATGATGTAATTGTACCGCTTCAAGGAAGCATAAATCCTTATTTCTTGGGATTTGAGATGTATAAGGATTTAAATCAAAAATATGGACTTGAGAAAATATTTGAAGTTAGGTCAATGGAGAGAGATTCCTCTTTCATTAGAAGGTATTTTACAAAAGAGTTATGTGAAAAATTAAATTTGTTTAAGTATATTGAAAAGGATAAAAAATATGTGATAAAAGAAGTTTCTGATGAAAGTGGATGGAAGGAAATAAGGGATGTTTTAAGTAACTCTTGTGGTACTGGAACTATTCCATATATAAGAATTACAGATTGTTCAAGATTAGATAAAACGCTCACATTACAGCATGCTTTTGATGGAAGAGAGCTGCAACTTGAGTATACAGTAGAAACACTTAAGTATATTGTAGACTTATGGAAACACAAAGTTGTTTTAGAAACATATTTAGATGGAAAAAAGATAAAAATAATATGCGATGAAAATAAGGTGATTTATACGTAA
- a CDS encoding acyltransferase domain-containing protein, translated as MERQMFIDKLAELLFRLDFDEEAKIDALKYISTHYCFISKASNKAYIRENDEYPIRKIKPHTRLMILIYKMVALRNTYYEKGLPEDVLFDTLSDVTLRQRMYLKQYGKLGLSDEDIMWLKHIYELNIFKLGSLQFEIGQMEYLTWKGLVYFDGISKKLHEGMPILNVHIRREVDLSKEAVDESFKRAEGFFTKYFPEHNFLAYTCNSWMLYSGNQRLLTSSSSILGFARRFELIGESNTNDMAIKYIFGKRYRKKKDYPQETSLQKNALNNLKHLGVGCGIIWRKNKH; from the coding sequence ATGGAGCGACAGATGTTTATTGACAAACTAGCGGAATTATTATTCCGATTAGATTTTGATGAAGAGGCGAAAATTGATGCATTGAAATATATCTCTACTCATTATTGTTTTATTTCTAAAGCTTCCAACAAGGCTTATATTAGAGAGAATGATGAGTACCCAATAAGAAAAATAAAACCTCATACTAGACTTATGATATTGATATATAAGATGGTAGCTTTGAGGAATACATATTATGAAAAAGGATTACCTGAAGATGTTTTGTTTGATACCTTATCAGATGTAACGCTTCGTCAAAGGATGTATCTAAAACAGTATGGTAAACTGGGATTATCAGATGAAGATATAATGTGGTTAAAACATATTTATGAATTAAATATTTTCAAGCTGGGTTCTTTGCAGTTTGAAATAGGACAAATGGAGTATTTGACATGGAAAGGTCTCGTATATTTTGATGGAATCTCGAAAAAGCTTCATGAAGGCATGCCAATTTTAAACGTTCACATTCGTAGAGAAGTGGATTTGTCAAAAGAGGCAGTAGATGAATCTTTTAAGAGAGCAGAGGGCTTTTTTACAAAATACTTTCCTGAGCATAATTTTTTAGCATACACTTGCAACTCATGGATGTTGTATTCAGGAAATCAGCGGCTGTTGACTTCATCTAGTAGTATTTTGGGTTTCGCGAGAAGATTTGAGCTTATAGGCGAAAGTAATACAAATGATATGGCTATAAAGTATATATTTGGAAAAAGATATAGAAAGAAGAAAGATTATCCTCAAGAAACGAGTCTACAAAAGAATGCACTAAATAATTTAAAACATTTGGGTGTAGGATGTGGTATTATATGGAGAAAGAACAAGCATTAA
- a CDS encoding sugar ABC transporter substrate-binding protein: MKKRNLIIVSILTLSIFMTACGKSNVQEAKKSSKSSEITFMIPEWGVPSNDMLNEFTKETGIKVNVDTVSWDDIRNKVSVAANGKKAAADVMEVDWSWIGEFSSAGWLEPVNLAKEDVNDIPSISSFTVGGKVLAVPYANDFRIGYYNTDIYQKAGLTEPKTWDEVAEQMKVIKDKGLLKNPYTLPLTAGEGTATSLIWMTYLRDGKVFNDDNTLNKENVMKSLQFTDNMIKKGLINPVNTTSKDIDTYRELTNGEAAFMVGPTNFVSRVNDAKQSKVVGKIMPILPPGGTGKAAQTMALVEGIGVNKYSQNKEAAEIFVKWYTSKTSQAKLYDTNSSIPTRTSVLKDLIDSGKMKNTGAMLETSKLIKSPFPNGVPKYYSEMSSAIYNAVNKMALGQLTPEQAFDEMNAKITKLAK; the protein is encoded by the coding sequence ATGAAGAAAAGAAATTTAATAATCGTTTCGATACTTACACTTTCCATATTTATGACAGCTTGTGGAAAAAGTAATGTTCAAGAGGCAAAAAAATCCTCAAAGAGTTCTGAAATCACATTTATGATTCCAGAGTGGGGAGTACCTTCAAATGACATGTTAAATGAGTTTACAAAGGAGACAGGCATCAAAGTAAATGTAGATACTGTTTCTTGGGATGATATTCGAAATAAGGTTTCTGTAGCTGCGAATGGAAAAAAGGCAGCGGCTGACGTTATGGAAGTGGATTGGTCATGGATTGGTGAGTTTTCAAGTGCTGGTTGGTTAGAACCAGTAAATTTAGCAAAAGAGGACGTTAATGATATTCCAAGTATATCATCTTTTACTGTTGGTGGCAAAGTCCTAGCAGTACCATATGCTAATGATTTCCGCATCGGATATTATAATACAGATATTTATCAAAAAGCAGGTCTTACTGAACCAAAGACTTGGGATGAAGTTGCTGAGCAAATGAAAGTTATAAAGGATAAAGGTTTATTAAAAAATCCTTATACTTTACCTCTTACTGCAGGAGAAGGAACAGCTACATCCTTGATCTGGATGACATACTTAAGAGATGGCAAAGTATTTAATGATGACAATACTTTAAATAAAGAAAATGTAATGAAATCTTTACAATTTACTGATAATATGATTAAAAAAGGATTAATAAATCCAGTAAACACTACATCTAAGGATATTGATACCTATAGGGAGCTTACTAATGGAGAAGCAGCATTTATGGTTGGACCTACTAATTTTGTAAGTAGGGTTAATGATGCAAAGCAATCTAAGGTAGTTGGGAAAATAATGCCAATATTACCTCCAGGAGGAACAGGAAAAGCAGCACAAACAATGGCATTAGTTGAAGGTATTGGTGTGAACAAGTATTCACAAAATAAGGAAGCAGCTGAAATTTTTGTGAAGTGGTATACTTCCAAGACTTCTCAAGCTAAACTATATGATACAAATAGTTCTATTCCAACAAGAACCTCTGTTTTAAAGGATTTAATTGACAGCGGTAAGATGAAGAATACTGGGGCAATGCTTGAAACTTCAAAGCTTATTAAATCTCCATTCCCAAATGGTGTGCCAAAATATTATTCAGAAATGAGCTCAGCTATATATAATGCAGTTAACAAAATGGCACTCGGACAATTAACTCCAGAGCAAGCCTTTGATGAAATGAATGCAAAAATAACTAAGTTGGCTAAATAG
- a CDS encoding sugar ABC transporter permease: MKRDDKQAFAFLLPTALIMIGLVFYPSIKTFFYSLQEYKLTDPENLHFIGFENYKEILKSQAFQQAVVNTLIVMVVVLVIGFLFSIVVALILNGKTKLNGFLTAVAIIPWALPPIVNGQVWKFIFYSDFGLMNKILYKLGMIHEPIKWLNTRYGTLIIVGVIVAWRVIPFCAVVFLANIQSIPKEIYEAAEVDGANSKQIFINIIMPLLMPSVAIVLTNLTMSAINVFDEIAALVGFRTTGEPLLIYNYTQTFSFLNFGFGSAITYIIMISSGAFGYFYIRSINRGGEL, encoded by the coding sequence ATGAAACGAGATGACAAGCAAGCATTTGCTTTTTTATTACCAACAGCACTTATTATGATCGGCCTAGTATTTTATCCAAGTATTAAAACCTTCTTTTACAGTCTGCAGGAGTATAAGCTTACAGATCCAGAAAATTTACACTTTATAGGATTTGAAAATTATAAGGAAATATTAAAAAGCCAGGCATTTCAACAGGCCGTTGTTAATACATTGATAGTTATGGTAGTTGTATTGGTTATTGGATTTCTGTTTAGTATTGTGGTTGCCCTCATTCTTAATGGTAAAACTAAATTAAACGGTTTTTTGACAGCTGTTGCCATTATCCCTTGGGCACTACCTCCAATTGTAAATGGACAAGTATGGAAGTTTATATTTTACTCAGACTTTGGTTTGATGAATAAAATTTTATATAAGCTAGGTATGATACATGAACCAATTAAATGGCTTAATACCAGATATGGAACATTAATTATAGTAGGGGTTATAGTAGCATGGCGTGTTATTCCTTTTTGCGCTGTAGTATTTCTGGCAAACATCCAGTCAATACCAAAAGAAATTTATGAAGCAGCAGAAGTAGATGGGGCAAATTCCAAGCAGATTTTTATAAATATTATCATGCCGCTACTAATGCCCTCTGTAGCCATTGTATTAACCAATTTAACTATGAGTGCCATCAATGTCTTTGATGAAATAGCAGCATTAGTTGGGTTTCGAACTACAGGTGAACCACTTTTGATTTATAACTATACTCAAACTTTTTCTTTCTTGAATTTTGGTTTTGGCAGTGCAATCACCTATATTATTATGATTAGTTCAGGAGCTTTTGGATATTTTTACATTAGAAGCATTAACAGAGGAGGTGAACTATGA
- a CDS encoding carbohydrate ABC transporter permease: MMKSLWKKLSYATAILMFLTFTLGPIIWCFIVSISSEKEMFSSTTQFFPNHPTLDNYRMLLNFNSRESEIFMRGLENSMKAVTITLLIGLPISLMAAYALSRFKFNGKEAIRTGLLITIVIPVFTTIIPLYDVFSNLGFLDNLFWLSVVYVSSFLPMVTWVLMNYINTIPKELDEAAFLDGYGRVRIFLNIILPNSYPIIFAVILMIFLMTWSQYQIPMILASSIDTKPLSMIVAEFTSKDSVQYGITAAAGILALLPPAVVAVIFRKSLILGMKQGSVKG, from the coding sequence ATGATGAAGTCTTTATGGAAAAAACTAAGTTATGCCACAGCAATATTAATGTTTTTGACGTTTACATTAGGTCCAATTATATGGTGTTTTATAGTTAGTATAAGTTCGGAGAAAGAAATGTTTAGCAGTACTACTCAATTTTTTCCCAACCATCCCACTTTGGACAATTATCGTATGCTTTTAAATTTTAATTCCCGGGAGAGTGAAATATTTATGAGGGGATTAGAAAACTCAATGAAAGCTGTTACCATAACCCTTCTTATAGGTCTTCCTATATCACTAATGGCGGCTTATGCTTTGTCACGTTTTAAGTTTAACGGGAAAGAAGCTATACGTACAGGGCTTCTTATCACCATTGTTATCCCTGTTTTTACTACTATTATCCCGCTTTATGACGTGTTTTCAAATCTTGGATTTTTAGATAATTTGTTTTGGCTGTCTGTAGTTTATGTATCCTCATTTCTGCCAATGGTGACTTGGGTGCTTATGAACTATATTAATACCATTCCTAAGGAATTGGATGAAGCAGCATTTCTGGATGGATATGGACGGGTAAGAATTTTTTTAAATATTATTTTGCCTAATTCTTATCCTATTATTTTTGCAGTTATACTTATGATATTTTTGATGACATGGAGTCAATATCAAATTCCTATGATACTTGCTTCTTCCATTGATACAAAACCTTTAAGTATGATTGTAGCGGAATTTACCTCAAAGGATTCAGTTCAATATGGAATCACTGCAGCAGCAGGTATACTGGCACTTTTACCTCCAGCCGTTGTTGCTGTAATATTTAGAAAGTCATTGATATTAGGTATGAAACAAGGATCGGTAAAAGGATAG
- a CDS encoding DUF4091 domain-containing protein, which translates to MMKLDLKILDSSFKHVKGREELINIENKNMEVIKEESFGFQILIKGEEPFFCSLEKTKDIHWKGLNNKVRIDISENEEIFHMNFLGYVKNDDESLVGDPILKHKSLYIEEGCQMIWVSGKIPKEFSKDELNLKIRAYYTKEYEKEQLIASESINIKVIDYVMKSVKGGEFYLDLWQHPCSWARAYDVEYFSKEHFKIIDNYIKDLSDLGQRVINLIITDYPWAGQRCYQFEENASNLYEFNIVKVSKDQQGRIKCDFSALDRYIDICMNHGIDEEINIFGIVGNWDAYSFGNPLENYKEPIRINYYDEKKECFDFFRSKEEVKKYLSLVFDHLLERGLWGKVKVISDEPNNIELFKEAVKLIESAIPKHKVNFKCAIHDQQFFEKFGENIQGLSLNTCEVIKNIEKLPQIKEEVNNRKGRFTWYSCCFPENLNIFIKSPLIESRLNGWFTYYWDFDGFLRWAYAIWPANPFKNIRYKYPKWNAGDMFFVYPGKDLKPMPSVRVKNFLFGIQDFNIFKEIEKKGVSKHQLMKEMESLLGKKEEMKFIPERNVKLSYSLNHQEYVKFRNSLIKSYLVK; encoded by the coding sequence ATGATGAAACTAGATTTAAAGATTTTAGATTCTTCTTTTAAGCATGTAAAAGGCAGAGAAGAGCTTATTAATATAGAAAATAAAAATATGGAAGTAATAAAGGAAGAATCCTTTGGATTTCAGATATTAATAAAAGGAGAGGAACCATTTTTCTGCTCTCTAGAAAAAACAAAGGATATTCATTGGAAAGGACTTAATAATAAAGTTCGCATAGATATTTCAGAAAATGAAGAGATATTTCATATGAATTTTTTAGGGTACGTTAAAAATGATGATGAAAGCTTAGTAGGCGATCCAATTTTAAAGCATAAATCTCTTTATATAGAAGAGGGCTGCCAAATGATATGGGTTTCTGGAAAGATCCCAAAGGAATTCTCAAAGGATGAGCTTAATTTAAAAATAAGAGCCTATTATACAAAGGAATATGAAAAAGAACAATTAATTGCATCAGAGAGCATTAATATTAAAGTTATTGACTATGTGATGAAGTCTGTTAAGGGAGGGGAGTTCTATTTAGATTTATGGCAGCACCCCTGTAGTTGGGCTAGAGCTTATGATGTTGAATATTTTTCAAAGGAACATTTTAAGATAATAGATAATTATATTAAAGATTTATCAGACCTAGGACAAAGAGTTATAAATTTGATTATTACAGATTATCCATGGGCTGGGCAAAGATGCTATCAATTTGAAGAGAATGCTTCAAATTTATATGAATTTAATATTGTGAAGGTATCAAAAGATCAACAAGGAAGAATAAAATGCGACTTTTCAGCACTTGATAGATATATAGATATTTGTATGAACCATGGCATTGATGAAGAAATAAATATATTTGGAATAGTAGGAAATTGGGATGCTTATTCCTTTGGCAATCCTTTAGAGAATTATAAGGAGCCTATAAGAATAAACTATTATGACGAAAAGAAAGAGTGTTTTGACTTTTTCAGATCTAAGGAAGAGGTTAAAAAGTACCTTTCCTTGGTATTTGATCATTTGCTTGAAAGAGGGTTATGGGGTAAAGTGAAGGTAATAAGCGATGAGCCTAATAACATTGAATTGTTTAAGGAAGCTGTAAAGCTTATAGAATCTGCTATTCCAAAGCATAAAGTGAACTTCAAGTGTGCAATTCATGATCAACAGTTTTTTGAGAAGTTTGGAGAAAATATTCAGGGACTTTCCTTAAATACCTGTGAAGTGATAAAGAATATTGAAAAGCTTCCTCAAATAAAGGAAGAAGTAAATAATAGGAAGGGCAGATTTACGTGGTATTCTTGCTGTTTCCCAGAGAATTTGAATATTTTTATTAAATCTCCACTGATTGAAAGTAGGTTAAATGGATGGTTTACATATTATTGGGATTTTGACGGTTTTTTAAGATGGGCATATGCCATATGGCCGGCTAATCCTTTTAAGAACATAAGATATAAATATCCTAAATGGAATGCAGGGGATATGTTCTTTGTATATCCAGGGAAAGACCTTAAGCCTATGCCTTCTGTAAGAGTGAAAAATTTCTTGTTTGGAATACAAGATTTTAATATATTCAAGGAAATAGAAAAGAAGGGTGTTTCAAAACATCAATTAATGAAGGAAATGGAAAGTTTACTTGGTAAAAAAGAGGAAATGAAATTTATTCCTGAGAGAAATGTGAAATTAAGCTATTCATTAAATCATCAAGAGTATGTTAAGTTTAGGAATTCTTTAATTAAGAGTTATTTAGTGAAATAA
- a CDS encoding RNA polymerase sigma factor has product MDEISLIQRCKEGDMDAFSDLFKKYNKQAIKTVYLISGRNDIAEDVVQEAFIKCYTEIKKLRNPKTFQAWFYRLLTRIVWRYCSKEKNHLYIESINDNKDTIADNLALSDIVEKGEIKELIDKAINKLSLPLKTTVILYYYNELSIKEISKILGCFQGTVKSRLCNARKLLKKELRSKKFEGYSFADNSIRKELDENVKSTTI; this is encoded by the coding sequence GTGGATGAGATTAGTCTAATACAGCGCTGTAAAGAAGGTGACATGGATGCCTTTAGCGATTTATTTAAAAAATATAACAAACAAGCCATTAAAACAGTTTATCTTATAAGTGGACGAAATGATATAGCAGAAGATGTGGTACAAGAAGCCTTTATAAAATGCTATACAGAAATAAAAAAATTAAGAAATCCTAAAACATTTCAAGCTTGGTTTTATCGTTTACTTACAAGAATAGTATGGCGTTATTGTTCAAAGGAGAAAAATCATTTATACATAGAAAGCATTAATGATAATAAAGATACAATTGCAGATAATTTAGCATTATCTGATATAGTAGAAAAGGGTGAAATTAAAGAACTTATAGATAAAGCTATTAACAAACTAAGTTTGCCTTTAAAAACAACTGTTATTCTCTACTATTATAATGAACTATCTATTAAAGAAATATCAAAAATCTTAGGTTGTTTTCAAGGTACGGTTAAGTCAAGACTTTGTAATGCTAGAAAACTGCTAAAAAAAGAATTACGCAGTAAAAAATTTGAAGGTTACTCTTTTGCTGATAACTCTATTAGGAAGGAGCTAGATGAAAATGTCAAATCAACAACAATTTGA